The nucleotide window GATTGTGCTTGAGAAGCAACCCAATGGCAAGGAAGTGTTGAAGATCACTATAAAAAATGCTACACTCGGGGGGCAACCACAAGTATAAGAGGATGCTCATGTTAAATTGATCAAGCCCAAGAATTCAGAAGTTGGCAAGTGGAAAAAGAATGAAACTAAGAACAAGAgaatcaagccaacttttgatatgttgctatCCAAATATGCAAGTGAAGCGGCCGGTTCTAGATCTAATCGGCCATCACATTCAAAGCGTTCAAGATTGCCTCCGGAGCAAGAGTTTCGACGATATGCAAGGCCATATTGGTCATGGGCACCGACACCATGGATGTCACAACCCTTGTATGCGCCATATTACATGAGAGGCTTCAGTGGAGGATGGGGGCAGCCCCCAATGGCTCCTTATGCTTTCCATATGGGGTGGGCAGCACCTAGAAGGTTTGCTCGCGAGAGGCTTTATTATCCCACACAAGGCCGTTTGAGCAATGGTGCTAATCGGCCAACAAAAATTTCTCCAAGTAAGGCCAATAAAAAAGTGTGGCGTGTTAAGTCATCTAATGCAAAAATTTCAGAATGCGACAAGCAAAAGGAGATCAAAAAGCCGATTGTTGGTAATCTGGCTACTTCTAATGGTGATATTGTTATTGTTCAGCAGGGTTTCATGGTTAGTGATCATGAGGCAAGCACAAGCAAGGCCAAACCAAGGGATCCCAAATATACTCAACCTAAGTGGTGTCCTCCCAGTTTAACCAAGACCATGAAAAGGAGATTACAACGCATGAGGAACCACGAGAAGGTAGATCACAATGAGGAGAGCAAAGGGACGAATTGTTAAGtgaaattcggcccatggcacccacaaaacaagtgtggaggcctaaacAAAAAGAAAACGCAGATGCTTCTACATTAGCTACAGCAACCCATTCGCCACCAAAAGAGGATGATGCAACCCCTATTACACCGTCCACACCACCTGAAACATCCTCTTCAGTTGAGGAATCTTTGAGCCCAATATTCACATTGGGGGATGAAGATGAGATGGTGGATTATGAATCTACGCCGGTTCGGGAAGGTATGGATATTAATATGGTATATTACTTACCTGCCGAGTTTCGTGCTATAGGTAAAGAATGGGAGGTAGCCCAGCTGGATTTTGGTCCTTAGAATGCTATCTTTGAGAAGCCAAAAGAACCGGTGAAACACTTGAAGCCATTGTACCTCAAAGGTCATATTAACGGATCGCCGATTGCTAGGATGCTCGTTGATGGTAGTGCTGTGGTAAATCTTATGCCCTACTCGGTCTTCAAGAAGTTGGGGTTAGACGATAACGCATTGATGAAGACCAATATGGTACTTAATGGATTTGAGGGAAAAGAAAAGACAGAGGCCAAAGGTGTGATGTGCATGGAACTCACCATGGGAAGCAAGACTTTGGCCACCACATTCTTCATCGccgaggtgcaaggtaactataATGTTATATTAGGCCGCGATTGGCTTCATGCTAACCAATGTGTGCCATCTATCATGCATCAATTCTTAATAGAATGGGTCGATGATGAGGTAGAAGTCATTCACGCGGATAATTCGGcttgtgttgctttggccgatACATCGGtggattggaatcatccggatgTTACTTGCTTAACAGGGCGTGACCTCTCGGAGTTTGATTTCCTTAGTGCTACGAGGAACGGGTTCATTCCCATCTCTTTAAAGCCGATTGGTGGTAATCGGTTCCAGGTTATGATGTAAACAAGAAGTTAAACATGGCCGATATAGAAATTATCACCCTAAGCACATagaatggccgatggagtgttgacatcgtccttaggaAAATCAtcatgcaagttatttttcggcacacaagtttgccgaaaaacaggggggcatgtgttgacaccagattttggcacgaccaagaacttaattaagatggcctcaaataGAGAAGTGCTCAAAGAGAGAAAGTTCCGTATCGTCAAAAGGGaaaactttgatatttgggccatagtcatccggtctcatctctaaagctgaagttgtgttcgaagtactcagattttgtattcagaaTACTATTCGGCCGATTACGCCCTCAATATGACCTCAGATGAAGGAGTGCTCTAAAGGAATTGTCTTCGCCTCGTCGAGAcgatcgattttcatatataaatcatctcaatccgagtttgTATGCGACCTATGGAGACAAAACAAGGTCAGAAACAGAAGCTGCAGAGTCATTTCGGACCAACCGAGTTGATtgactcggtgagaccgagttgatCCGAAAAATTACAGAAAGTCACAGAAAGTTTGCAACGttcactcggtgggaccgaaaaaaACTAACCGGTGAGACCGAGATTGATCCGGAAATTGCCAAAGATTCCTGTCCGAGTTAGGTTAGAGTTTTTAATGTTTTGGACGGAATTTTTAGTCCTTctcttgtacgggaagtccagccgcctcttatatatgttgggggtgacggccgattgaaataacacacaatcgaacaaatctatctacatcttttacctttacttttccttctcccttgttcttcttcttcctcgttcttcgtgtTGAAGGGCAGCGATcctcgaggctctaggggcgggcgaaccgacctagggcagcccatagccgctaCGCACCCTGACAGGGTCCCTCCCGgacgtgtggggtttcgggtcctcaaaagcgcccgccggattgtcttgcgtaccgcgcttccggcaggtctccttcgacgtgagctgcggtgcatcacccccggcgtcgaaggtatacggtgacgtgttcgtgtgcgaacaccaCCATCTccagctctctctctctcttttgcaAAGCTGACAAAGGTTGCATTTTAGGCAACCATGATCGCTCCAATCTATCAAGTGCCCACAGATCATCTTGTAGGCAAGAGGCATTTGAATTTTCATTTAATTCCTTATATGTGGAGCACGGATAGGCCATGCCGAATATGTGTTTGATTGAGCCACTCATCATTGAGCATAAAAGGCAGTGTGATTAAGAGTTAACAGCTACACATGACACGCCGAGTTATAGTAAAGTTCTTGGTAGTGTGCTCGCAATAGCACCGTCAGTGTAGGCCGAGGTAACCAAGAGGAACGGCGCCAACAGGGACGTCGTCCATCTGACAAGGTTGACAATTATACACAACACTAGCGACGACATGGCGCTGAGGCAGATAAAGATAAGAGGAGAAATGCAGTTTGACGGTAGCTTGTGATCAAGCTTTATACTACTTGAGCTCATAGATCAACAGAAGTCAAGAAGCTCATACTACTGTCACGGTATCCTCCTACCATTGATCGATCTCAGTATATCTATAACCTCACACGTACCTTGCATCATGACATTGCCTGAAGAGATTTGCTATCTGGTCATCCACCATTAGGGAGCACTTGTCGTCCACAGATGCAGAGGATGATGCCAATCCTTCAGCCAGGCATTCAGACACTGGAACCACGGCCATCAACAAACCGAATCCGACCAACTCCGATTCGGTTTCGTTCCGCAAACCAAGCAACTGGATGACCCAAAAAATTGGACACTCTCCCTCTTGTGCCACTTGAATCCCCAACAACCAAACACACCCAGTTCCCTTGCTTCCAAGCATGCATTGCCTTACAAAGATTATACAAAAGAAAAAATCCCGTCGAAAAAATAATGAATCGGTCGGTCCATTACAATCAGTACAAAAAACAACTGATCTCATCTGTTTTTATCTCACAAAAAGgtacaacaacaaaaaacaactTTCTCTGCCGGCTATTTACACTGATGCACAAACAGGGTAACATTTAGCAGAGGATATGGAACAAGAAAGCCACTCGTAACTTTATGTATTTTAACTTACACGGGCGCCTAATTCTGTAGATGCTGTCATTTGTTCGACCATTGGAATTCGATTTCCAGGTTCCTATTCGGACCGCTTTTGCTCTCCGGCAGCAGGGTGTACTCTCCGGCGACTGACCCCAGCATGACGACCCGGTCGATCTGGATCGTCACCTTGCCAAACGATTTCTGCAACAACAGGCAGGGAGATTGAGGATGCAAATACAGTGACGCGAGAAACAGCAGCAAAAGGATATGAAGTGATAAATATGATGCATGTATATCACATTTCAGTACCTTTCCGAATTTGCTGTTGTTTTTGCAAGAGATATGAAGCTTCTGACCCTTGGGAGGGCTGTCAAAAGCCCATGCAAAGGCCTCGTCCCATTCAGGTGACTCACCAGTCGAGACAATCTGCGTACAGTATCATGTGATTCAGGTCAATTAACTTTGTTACACTGTGTGCATGTGCGCACTTGGTTAAGTGCAAAAAGAAGCTCAAAACCAAATATACCTATATACAGCATCAttaagaaaataaactagcaaaTATTCATGCTTCAAGTTAAGCACCAAATGCAGGCATTACAATTAGGAGTTATTGCAATTTCTGCTGTTAATGGTAACACTGGAGACTGATGTACCGTATTTCAATGCTCCGGTGTCTAGCAGTAGCGGTAAAATACAGCCCCTAtgttctactccctccgtcccataatataagagcgtttttgacactagtgcagtgtcaaaaacgctcttatattatgggacggagggagtactattcaCTACAGCATAGTGCTTTTGCATCAGGGTACCGTATGTACAGGACTAGCAAGCCCCTGATAGGACTAGATACCGGAGGTTTACCAAGAAATATCTCTCTTCCAAACATCAGAGGCTAAAATAAATACTTGGAAGCACCACAGCACAAGAACTGATAGGATCCTAATTAACCCTTTGATATGGACTGTCGAACTATGATCTTGCTAATAGATCATAGAAGTGCACATAAAAACAAATAAATAAGAAAAAGGTAAACAATATTAACTGCAGGCATAGCAATTATTTATTGCCAGCATGGAAGTACTAAATTGTGCTATGGACTTATATCCCTAAAATGAGATGCACAAACAATATAGACATACCTTTGTCAGCCTTGCTGGATTATTTCCAAGAGTAAGCTTGCAGAATGCACTAGCATTTCCCACTGATTGCCTCAGATTGTTGCCACGCTTTATAGTAACTGTAAGTGTCCCAGGCAAGCACTGAAGTAGCAACTCTGCCTTCTCTTGAAACCGTGGTGGGCCAGACTGTATCAAGTACTGAAGTAGAGGAATAGCCTCTGACGCAGCAACTGATTGAGCTTTAAATACTTCTGCTGGGCAAGCCGTCCATGCTTGTCTTAGCAGATATAGTGAATCCAGTGCTGCTTCTTGAGTTGCTTCAGAACCAGTTTTAAGGGATGTTACAAGATGCGGAATACATATTGTAGCAGGTTCAGTGACTCTCAGACGAGGGAAATTGCTAAGTAAAGCATTAAGTGCTTTAAGATACTCCTCATTAGCACTCCCAGATGCCCATATATCCTTCTCAATTGAAGCTGCATACAAAGCACCATCATCAGGTACATAAACTCTGCGTAGAAAAATAAAACCACATTCCAGGATGCCAGAAATAAATTGTTCTTACAACTAGAAAATAAGAGTTAAAAACAATGCCTATTTTGTGTAGAGAACCACTAAAATATAATACTATCTTTTTTTCAAACACGTTGCTTCGCTTTGCTATATACTATCATTTTGTTTGACTTATTAATATTGAAGGTAAACTTTGACTTATATAGCATGAAAGGCACTGAAACACAACAAGTGACTAATGCAAGTGATCCAACACAAACAAGAAGGGGGTACTGCTTTACCTGTTATAACTCTGACTGTTTCACTCGTGGCATACTCTTGGATGGTGTGGTTGTTGAACAGAAGTTTGACAAACATTGCTGCCTGAACAGAAGTATCAGGATTGCTTGAACTGATAAGGTCCAGCAAGACCTGGACGCCACCAGATTCTGCAACTGCTCTTTTATTTGCTCGGCTGTACATGACTAGATTCTGCAAGGCACAAATGGCTACCACTTTCATCTCTTCGGTTGGCTGGTCTTCAAGAAGATTGACCAGAGCACGGCATGCTGCGACGGCATCAGTAGAACGAGCAAGACCTTCATTTTGGAAAAGATCTCCAAGAGCAAGAGCAGCAAGCAATCTTCCCTGTTGAGACTGCGTCTGTGGATCCAGAAGGTACATGGATAAAGGTGCAATAGCATTTTTAGCAGCCTTCGCCTCCCTTATTCTTATGTTGTTCAGCAATGCCTCAATGAGTCTTGCAGCAGCTTCCTCACACTGATGACTCCTCAAGAGATCCAGAAGAGCTTCTACAGCACCACTCTCAGCCATTGCTTCTGCACTTGTTGAATCATCACTCTCCAATACAAGCAGGGCATTCAGTGCACCCACAACGGTACTTTCAGTCCCTGATCTGAGCAACTGCACTAGTACCGCAACAGGAACCTCAAGGAAAAACTCGGTACTGTACTGCAAAATGCTAGACAGGACAGCTGCTGCAGATTCCCATACAACATGAGGCAAAGGAGGATCAGATTGCAGCAGCACCTTGGACAACTCAAACACACCACCCTCCTTTGCAATTGTATTTGGCCAGGCTAATGCAAGATTAGCAAGAGCTTTTATAGCTCTCTGCTGTAAATTTGGCAAACCTGATGAGAGAATTTGAATGAGGGCAGGGATGGATTGCTCTGCTACTGTATCCTTCTGGAGGTGTTCTTCCAGGAGAAGATGAGATAGGAGCTCCGCAGCCAATTGTTGCACAGCTGGTGGAGATGAATTCAGTAAAGTAATGACTGGCTCAATTGTTTGGCGGGGTGTCAAGTTGTAATCAGCTCGGCATTCAGGATGCTCCAAAATATTGACAAGAACCTGCAAAGTGCTATACTGCCCCTCAGGACCAGTATCTGCCTTTGATAGCAGAGAGAAAAGAGGCTGTACTACTTTGGCTGCAGATGGGCCTTTTGCTATGCTAGCATTATTTGTCAAAATCCGAAGCATTTCCGCCAATGCAGTGCAAAGAAAATctggagcatcatgaagaatatcaAGAATGCTCTCAATTACACCAGCTTTAACCATTTCCAATTTGCAAGCCGGCCTATCTTTTCCAATCTTCACCAAAGCTCTGGCAACTGCCTCATGAAGCATGAAATTTTTGCCAAACAAAAGCCCAACAAGAGGAACGACTGCCCCATGCGCTGCCACTAATTCAGCGAGTTGTTCATCATCTAGGAGCTTATCCAGTGCACGGACTACAGAAAGCTGGGCCGGGTTAGCTTCACTAACCAGTAAACCGACCAAAGGTTCCACACAACGGGCTGCAGCCATTGTAGAGCGGATCCTTGTATTTGCAAACAGAACACCGCACAGTTCAGCGGAATCACCTTTCAACTCAGCTGAACAATCTGAGGACAGAATCCGGCACAGAACATCCACTGCGTTCATCTCAACATCGGCAACTGCAAGTGCTCTTGACGGATTGTCACAAAGCAGTCTAACAAGTGCTGATATGGCTGCATGCTGCTCCCTCTCCATGCCAGTACTCAGAACTTCTACAAGCGGCTGAATAGCCTGTCGAGCTGACTCACTGTTCCTGACATGGTCTGCACAAAACAAACTTTCTAATGCCTTTGCCGCGCTATAGCGTGAATTTCTTCCTCCTAGACGAAGGACTGCCACAAGTTGGTTTACAGTACCAAGTGCTGATTCATGTTGCCTTATTTCCGCACAACTAAAAAGAATGCCCAACAACTCAGTTGTAGCTTCTTCTGTTGCGTCTTGTGGGCTAAGTGATAGGTATTTGGTAAGTGCTTCTAGGATTCCAACTTCAGCCATCAGCAGCATGTTTGGAACACAATCAACAGCCAATTGTGTCAAAAGACCCAATGCCAAGAAAGGAGCACCAGGTCTTTCTGGAATGGGTTTAAGTAGATCAACAAGAAGAGGAATGGATTTTCTGGAAGTTGAACCAACCCTGATATCATCAACTCTGAATAGCCTTTCCAGCGTAGTTTCATCAGGATTAGGCACCAACATGAATTCCTCTGATAACTCTAAGAGATCAGCTATATCAACATTAGCACatccaagcaaagatataagtCCGGTGGCTGCTCCAGAATTAGCAACGGCCAGAAGAGTTCCTCTGCTACCGTTACTAACCAGACTTGCCAAAGCTTGTGCAGCAAAGTACCTGTATGCTGGCTCGTCTGACCTTAACAAGTTTGAGAGCACAGGAATTGAATGGGATGCTGAATTAGATCGATTGACCTCTCTTTCTTGAAATAGCAATGCAAGAAGTAAGGCACAGACCCATGCGGTATTATCTTCTTCACCCTGATAAAAGCATAAAGATACATTACGAGCAGTCCCAGAAATTGAAAGGAAAACAAAAACTTAACAAGCTATGAGCAACAAGACAATGCATTATGTGTACATAAAAACTAGCAAATGAATAATTTAAGTTTTATTAGATAATTTGCGGTGGATCTTTCCTCGTCAAAATGAAAAATTTAGGGAACTGAACTAGTCAGCTGCAGCGCAATATAATGCCAAAAAATTAACACAGACAAAAATGAATACCATGAGAACTTCCAAATGCCAATCATGATGTCCAACCAAAAGAATCACAATGTAAAGTTACTTTTGATTATATCTAATTTTGAAGTATGTGAGGCATTAAAGGGTGTAAACTATCTTTCGATGTGAATACCAAAATAAGTCTTCTATCTGATAAGAATTTGGAGACCAGTGCAGGAGTAAGATATACGATGGGTCTCCAGAAGTAGTATCAGACAAGTCTCAAAAGCAAAATACCAAACAGAACTTATCATGTCTAATCGAGCACAGAATTTTATTATCGTTATGTTGTATGGAGAACTCAGTGACATAGCTATGCTATCCAAATAGAACCTGAGAGTTGATTCAGTTGATCGTGTACTTCACAACGCAAGTATGGTCGAAGATACCACAAATCTTTTCTTTTGAGTGTCAATTCAGTTAGTTGCTACAATTCAAGTTTTGAATATTTGGACACAACGAAACGAATGCAAGTTCAAAAAGAAACCCCAAATAAAATAGATGGCAAAGACAACTACCTTAGAAAATTAGAACTCCTCAACAATGGTTCATACTGTTGCGAACTGAAGTGACTAAATGTGCCAGGGGATATGTGATTGGTTCGGTATGGCTTAAAGCCCATCTCAGAAGAAGAATGGGAGAACCGATTGGTTTTGGAAATATCCATTTAAAGGAAGCGCTTCATTTCTGTTAACTTTTCATTAGCTCTTTTGTTTAGTCATGCCAGGTTATGTAGGCCTTTGGTTCCTCTGGAACCTTTATACAAAATAATGTGCATTACAATGAAGAGTAACAAAAAGGACAAACATGGGATCGTATGCACAGGCAATGATTGTGCCAAGGAAACACTAATCCCTGGAATTGTGAAGATGAATCAACACAAGCTAATGTTTCATGGAAAAGTATGAAACTTTACTCAAGGCACTGAGACTTAGCAGGTGATAATTAAATCAATGTTCCTTATAGCTGTACAATAGATTGAATGGTAGAAATCAGCTAGGTACGAAGTGATCCATCCAATCTAGAATAAGTTATTGCCTACCTAAAACCTAAAGATTATTCAGTCTATAAGCAAATTTAGGAGCAAAATTCAAAAACAAAGAAGCTCTGAATGTAAACTGTGTATGTAATGCAAGATAATGAAGTGTGTAAGAGATAATAACATTCACATACCAACTGGCATATGTACAAAGAATAAGGGAAAATGGAATAACTAGCATCCACATACCACATATAGAAATGCATTTTGAGAAATCTTCTCAGTGAGCATTTGAACTGCTCCAGCTTCTAGAATTTCTGCTCTTGTTTTGTCATCATGGCGAGCAAAGACAGCAAGTAGCCAGAGTGGAATCATGTTACCCGAGATAACAGCAGTGTGGGGCACCATTTCAGCATCACTGCTATTTTCTTTTGAGTGCCTGGAAATTTTAATGTCTGCTATACTTTCACCATCTCCATTTTCAGAAGGTAAGTTTGCTGTATTGATCATACCAACTAGAGAATGAATTAGCTGAATGTACAAGCTTGAATCACTCAGTATCTCAATCTGCTTTTGACAATGCTCTTTTGCTGCACAAACAAGAAGAGCACATCCACCAACTTTAACTTTCAGAAGGTTAGAACCAATGACCCGCCGTGCTGCTGATGATATGCAACCTGGGATTT belongs to Triticum urartu cultivar G1812 chromosome 7, Tu2.1, whole genome shotgun sequence and includes:
- the LOC125519841 gene encoding protein CELLULOSE SYNTHASE INTERACTIVE 1; protein product: MAAALAWRFNGTNGGADLDKVQDSEPPTPVSVMRMGKNRVNMEDEETLSSVAHCIEQLRQSSSSTQEKESSLKQLLDLVQTRDTAFGAVASHSQAVPILVSLLRSGSSGIKMLSATVLGSLCKEEELRVKVLLGGCIPPLLALLRSKSAESQTAAAKTIYAVSQGGIRDHVGSKIFSTENVVPVLWEQLKVSLKNESLVDGLLTGALKNLSKSTEGFWSSTVRCGGVDILIKLIGSGQTNTLANVCNLLGALMMEDSSVCSKVLSGETTKQLLKLLGPGNETSIRAEAAGALKSLSAQSKEARREVASSNGIPALINATIAPSKEFMHGESAQALQENAMCALANISGGLSYVISSLGESLESCSSSAQIADTLGALASALMIYDINAESISASDPLVIEKTLMKQFKPKAPFLVQERVIEALASLYSNPVLCKTLADSDAKRLLVGLITMAGTEVQDDLMTSLFALCKKDCDLWQALQGREGVQLLISLLGLSSEQQQECAVALLALLSKENDECKWAITAAGGIPPLVQILETGSPKAKEDSATIIGNLCNHSEDIRACVESADAVPALLWLLKNGSDNGKEIASKTLNHLIHKSDTGTISQLSALLTSEQPESKIYVLDALKSLLSVAPLNDILHEGSAANDAVETMIKILSSPKEETQATSASALAGLFHCRKDLRETHIAVKTLWSVMKLIDVQSDRILMEASCCLAAIFLSVKQNKEVAAVGRDALAPLVSLASSTVLEVAEQATRALANLFLDHELSALVSFEEIMFPITRVLKEGTLDGRIHGAAAIARLLQCRPINQAISDTINRSGAVLALAGLLEAADGDASATSEVLDALVLLSRSKVSSGHTKAPWTALAENPHTILPLVSCVADAVPALQDKAIEVLSRLCLDQHDVVGGLVSEIPGCISSAARRVIGSNLLKVKVGGCALLVCAAKEHCQKQIEILSDSSLYIQLIHSLVGMINTANLPSENGDGESIADIKISRHSKENSSDAEMVPHTAVISGNMIPLWLLAVFARHDDKTRAEILEAGAVQMLTEKISQNAFLYVGEEDNTAWVCALLLALLFQEREVNRSNSASHSIPVLSNLLRSDEPAYRYFAAQALASLVSNGSRGTLLAVANSGAATGLISLLGCANVDIADLLELSEEFMLVPNPDETTLERLFRVDDIRVGSTSRKSIPLLVDLLKPIPERPGAPFLALGLLTQLAVDCVPNMLLMAEVGILEALTKYLSLSPQDATEEATTELLGILFSCAEIRQHESALGTVNQLVAVLRLGGRNSRYSAAKALESLFCADHVRNSESARQAIQPLVEVLSTGMEREQHAAISALVRLLCDNPSRALAVADVEMNAVDVLCRILSSDCSAELKGDSAELCGVLFANTRIRSTMAAARCVEPLVGLLVSEANPAQLSVVRALDKLLDDEQLAELVAAHGAVVPLVGLLFGKNFMLHEAVARALVKIGKDRPACKLEMVKAGVIESILDILHDAPDFLCTALAEMLRILTNNASIAKGPSAAKVVQPLFSLLSKADTGPEGQYSTLQVLVNILEHPECRADYNLTPRQTIEPVITLLNSSPPAVQQLAAELLSHLLLEEHLQKDTVAEQSIPALIQILSSGLPNLQQRAIKALANLALAWPNTIAKEGGVFELSKVLLQSDPPLPHVVWESAAAVLSSILQYSTEFFLEVPVAVLVQLLRSGTESTVVGALNALLVLESDDSTSAEAMAESGAVEALLDLLRSHQCEEAAARLIEALLNNIRIREAKAAKNAIAPLSMYLLDPQTQSQQGRLLAALALGDLFQNEGLARSTDAVAACRALVNLLEDQPTEEMKVVAICALQNLVMYSRANKRAVAESGGVQVLLDLISSSNPDTSVQAAMFVKLLFNNHTIQEYATSETVRVITASIEKDIWASGSANEEYLKALNALLSNFPRLRVTEPATICIPHLVTSLKTGSEATQEAALDSLYLLRQAWTACPAEVFKAQSVAASEAIPLLQYLIQSGPPRFQEKAELLLQCLPGTLTVTIKRGNNLRQSVGNASAFCKLTLGNNPARLTKIVSTGESPEWDEAFAWAFDSPPKGQKLHISCKNNSKFGKKSFGKVTIQIDRVVMLGSVAGEYTLLPESKSGPNRNLEIEFQWSNK